One window from the genome of Pyrobaculum ferrireducens encodes:
- a CDS encoding HEPN domain-containing protein — translation MSWESWADWLSDAEDDLAAALDLVRLGRYAKACFLAQQAAEKALKTLLIAKSGRYAGPHSALALVLEAERLGLAPPPELREAAEELDRHYVPSRCPEAWPWGPPHAHYRAADAEKCIKNAEAVLEYVKRAVGGG, via the coding sequence GTGAGCTGGGAGAGTTGGGCCGACTGGCTGAGCGACGCGGAGGACGACCTAGCCGCGGCGCTTGACCTCGTGAGGCTTGGGAGATACGCCAAGGCCTGCTTCCTCGCCCAGCAGGCGGCTGAGAAGGCGCTGAAGACCCTCCTTATTGCAAAAAGCGGGAGATACGCGGGGCCCCACAGCGCATTGGCGCTGGTGCTGGAGGCGGAGAGGCTCGGCCTAGCACCTCCCCCGGAGCTACGCGAAGCCGCGGAGGAGCTCGACCGCCACTACGTCCCCAGCAGATGCCCAGAGGCGTGGCCGTGGGGCCCGCCCCACGCCCACTACCGCGCGGCCGACGCCGAGAAGTGTATAAAAAACGCCGAGGCTGTTCTGGAGTATGTCAAAAGGGCTGTTGGAGGCGGCTAG
- a CDS encoding ABC transporter, with product MRSELLLAVLVAALAAAQQINTPILVDLAHGEASKGLDFWVNSTANPLAISDFASLYILVPPGTSVDPLISRLNATKMATIISGDLSTVDLSQFKVIILGQPPKTLSDTELAALKKWFESGGKVLWCAADSDYPAQGSEESQAACNDVAEYLGAHIRLDYVSVEDSKHNARASYRVVGVVDPPPQLAFLGFMAQRVLFHGPGVIAVVLPNGTWVPATSPEVSKYYKNIFVIARTTENGVIVESRTSADKKGRDGKAHKAGDRGVFALMAVEFMPNNSVLILSGETPYGGYEPMVAPVYYGVRLEGPRFFRNLMLWATGNYRELSTMVAQSQALAQLASNVASLSDDLQSVKSEVAAVKGAVGGVQSDVVSLKNSVSQLSNQIGSVAGQINTVSSQVSALSQKVDQLSQQLNAAMAEASNARTVAFVGTALALIFAIAAAALAIRKR from the coding sequence ATGCGGTCGGAACTTCTGTTGGCGGTCCTCGTGGCCGCCCTCGCGGCGGCCCAGCAAATAAACACGCCTATTTTGGTAGACCTAGCCCACGGAGAGGCCTCCAAGGGGCTTGACTTCTGGGTAAACTCCACGGCGAACCCGCTGGCGATTTCTGACTTCGCAAGCCTCTACATCTTGGTGCCGCCGGGGACCTCCGTTGATCCGTTAATCAGTAGGCTCAACGCCACAAAGATGGCTACAATTATCAGTGGTGACCTCTCCACGGTAGATCTGTCCCAGTTCAAGGTTATCATACTGGGCCAGCCGCCTAAGACGCTGTCAGACACAGAGCTGGCGGCTTTGAAGAAGTGGTTCGAGTCCGGAGGGAAGGTGCTATGGTGCGCCGCCGATTCCGACTACCCGGCGCAGGGCTCCGAGGAGTCGCAGGCGGCGTGTAACGACGTGGCTGAGTACCTCGGCGCCCACATCCGCCTCGACTACGTCTCCGTGGAGGATTCTAAACACAACGCGAGGGCCAGCTACAGAGTGGTCGGCGTTGTAGATCCGCCGCCTCAGCTGGCGTTCCTCGGCTTCATGGCGCAGAGGGTCCTCTTCCACGGGCCCGGAGTCATCGCAGTTGTGTTGCCAAACGGGACTTGGGTGCCGGCTACTAGCCCGGAGGTGTCTAAATATTACAAAAACATTTTTGTAATTGCAAGGACAACTGAGAACGGCGTTATAGTGGAGAGCAGAACCTCAGCTGATAAGAAGGGGAGGGACGGCAAGGCGCACAAAGCCGGCGACCGCGGCGTCTTTGCCCTAATGGCTGTCGAGTTTATGCCTAACAACAGCGTGTTGATACTCTCCGGCGAGACGCCCTACGGCGGCTACGAGCCCATGGTAGCCCCTGTGTACTACGGCGTGAGGCTAGAGGGGCCGAGGTTCTTCAGAAACCTCATGCTGTGGGCCACAGGCAACTACAGAGAGCTCTCCACCATGGTGGCCCAGAGCCAGGCCCTGGCCCAGCTGGCCAGCAACGTGGCCTCTCTGTCCGACGATTTGCAGTCTGTGAAGAGCGAAGTAGCGGCGGTGAAAGGCGCCGTTGGCGGGGTGCAGAGCGACGTGGTGTCTCTTAAGAATTCTGTGTCTCAGCTAAGCAACCAGATAGGGAGCGTTGCTGGGCAGATCAACACCGTGAGTAGTCAAGTCTCTGCGCTGAGCCAGAAGGTGGACCAGCTCAGCCAGCAACTAAACGCGGCGATGGCAGAGGCCTCCAACGCCCGCACTGTGGCTTTCGTCGGGACGGCGCTGGCGTTGATATTCGCCATAGCCGCCGCGGCTCTGGCAATTAGGAAGAGGTAA
- a CDS encoding glycosyltransferase family 2 protein, with product MAIDYLVFYLVPNLIGGFYAFIMALGAVKRVRGRRAPPVENYLVVVVTVGDGRVLPALLETVAQLERLGLRYVVVSSRPLPLRSVLVVPPEEDGSKYRAVRWFVKNYARPDVWYVFLDDDSYPLDTRFLSDIAYYGARGYVAGNGVLVPRPGRSPLAYALDWVRWFHDVTIYRFAMELLRRPVFGMHGELLIVRGDVLREIWPAMGDTVTEDFRFAMELLRRRYKTFQSATRVSIRSPNSLADFVRQRARWASALRDAARYRNTPYIGLIAAGFALWTAAPSTWLYGPSTPLLIATIYAAVYLYGSLKARRYVLDVWLASLLELVGLAAGIVKKGKTFYILDKT from the coding sequence ATGGCTATTGACTATTTGGTGTTTTACCTCGTTCCCAACCTCATCGGGGGGTTCTACGCCTTTATAATGGCGCTGGGAGCTGTGAAGAGGGTGAGGGGGCGCCGGGCGCCGCCCGTCGAGAACTACCTCGTCGTGGTGGTAACGGTGGGCGACGGCAGGGTCCTCCCGGCGCTGTTGGAGACGGTGGCCCAGCTGGAGCGGCTGGGGCTCAGGTACGTGGTTGTCTCGTCGCGGCCCCTCCCCCTGCGTAGCGTGTTGGTGGTGCCGCCGGAGGAGGACGGCTCTAAGTACCGCGCGGTTAGGTGGTTTGTGAAGAACTACGCCAGGCCCGACGTGTGGTACGTCTTTCTCGACGACGACAGCTACCCCCTAGACACCCGCTTCCTCAGCGACATCGCCTACTACGGCGCGAGGGGCTACGTGGCGGGCAACGGCGTCTTGGTGCCTAGGCCGGGGAGATCGCCGCTTGCCTACGCCCTGGACTGGGTTAGGTGGTTCCACGACGTGACGATTTACCGCTTCGCCATGGAGTTGCTGAGGAGGCCGGTGTTCGGCATGCACGGCGAGCTCCTAATAGTGAGGGGAGACGTGTTGAGAGAGATCTGGCCCGCCATGGGGGACACCGTCACCGAGGACTTCCGCTTCGCCATGGAGCTACTCAGAAGGCGCTACAAGACCTTCCAGTCGGCTACCCGCGTCTCGATTAGAAGCCCGAACTCCCTCGCCGACTTCGTGAGGCAGAGGGCCAGGTGGGCCAGCGCCCTGAGAGACGCGGCGAGGTACAGAAACACCCCCTACATAGGCCTAATAGCCGCCGGCTTCGCCCTCTGGACGGCGGCCCCCTCCACGTGGCTCTACGGCCCCAGCACGCCGCTACTTATCGCAACTATATACGCCGCGGTGTACCTCTACGGAAGCCTCAAAGCCAGGCGCTACGTCCTAGACGTCTGGCTCGCCTCCCTACTCGAGCTAGTCGGACTCGCCGCCGGCATCGTCAAAAAAGGCAAAACCTTCTACATCCTAGACAAGACGTAG
- a CDS encoding cobalamin-independent methionine synthase II family protein — protein MSIPRTFITSVVGSWPRPTWLIEAFEKFEKGQLDQQTFTQYLDDAVKLAIKDQEEAGLDVITDGEQRRTSFVAFVGQKIKGFKIVRVEELHPNAKEIMKKYKAPLTLWRPVIAGYIEESVIAVDEVQYAKKITQKPLKVTLPSPYLIMWEAWHAKISSPYYPKPEYAAEAYAKVLRGEISRLIDAGVAFIQLDEPMLGDLIEAEPDKPDRYKQVASELYGQKYRGLRDEIQLAVDLANEVVKGFGSSVRLGMHLDRWPTEESPVVGYERLAPQIFDIKVRQYVVEYKHPRMGNPEEFAKILPSDKEIGLGSIDVRDPKRVETVEEVVAHVERIVKYVDPTRIWLNPDCGFAPGMYRAFPRHVALEKLKVMVKAARILREKYWWA, from the coding sequence ATGTCTATCCCCAGAACGTTCATAACGTCTGTGGTTGGGTCGTGGCCGAGGCCCACTTGGCTAATAGAGGCGTTTGAGAAGTTCGAAAAGGGCCAGCTAGACCAGCAGACCTTCACGCAGTACCTAGACGACGCGGTTAAGCTAGCCATCAAGGACCAGGAGGAGGCCGGCCTCGACGTGATTACAGACGGGGAGCAGAGGAGGACCTCCTTCGTGGCCTTCGTCGGGCAGAAGATCAAGGGGTTCAAGATCGTGAGGGTGGAGGAGCTCCACCCAAACGCAAAGGAGATTATGAAGAAGTACAAGGCCCCCCTCACCCTGTGGCGCCCAGTCATCGCGGGCTACATAGAGGAGAGCGTCATTGCGGTGGACGAGGTTCAGTACGCTAAGAAAATTACGCAGAAGCCACTCAAGGTGACCCTGCCGTCTCCCTACCTCATTATGTGGGAGGCGTGGCACGCCAAGATATCCTCCCCCTACTACCCCAAGCCCGAGTATGCCGCCGAGGCCTACGCCAAGGTGCTAAGAGGAGAGATCTCCAGGCTGATAGACGCGGGGGTAGCCTTCATCCAGCTAGACGAGCCCATGCTGGGCGACCTCATCGAAGCCGAGCCAGACAAGCCCGACCGATACAAGCAGGTGGCCTCGGAGCTCTACGGCCAGAAATACAGAGGGCTGAGGGACGAGATCCAGCTGGCGGTGGATCTGGCAAACGAGGTGGTGAAGGGCTTCGGCTCCTCGGTTAGGCTAGGCATGCACCTCGACCGCTGGCCCACAGAGGAGTCCCCCGTGGTGGGCTACGAGAGGCTGGCCCCCCAGATATTCGACATAAAGGTGAGGCAGTACGTCGTGGAGTACAAACACCCCAGGATGGGCAACCCCGAGGAGTTCGCCAAAATCCTCCCAAGCGACAAGGAGATAGGCCTCGGCTCCATAGACGTCCGGGATCCCAAGCGCGTAGAGACTGTGGAGGAGGTGGTGGCCCACGTGGAGAGGATAGTGAAGTACGTCGACCCCACGCGGATATGGCTCAACCCAGACTGCGGATTCGCCCCCGGCATGTACCGCGCCTTCCCACGCCACGTCGCCCTCGAGAAGCTCAAAGTAATGGTAAAAGCCGCCCGGATCCTAAGAGAGAAGTACTGGTGGGCCTAG
- a CDS encoding homoserine kinase, with protein MRAPSTSANLGAGFDVVAVAHDAYVAEAYVKVGSGCGVEVRFRGFDPGGDNTVVRAFRRFFELTGVCRGVEVEVVNHIPVARGLGSSGASAVAALAGFIREAGVRVDPRLVVEAAGFGEAAAAGSPHFDNVAGAALGGAVVLTSLSPVDFVKFTPRLTFVVGVPDVPPMPNKTKMMREVLPREVEFRTYVRQISRVASLVAGFALSDPRLVARGMEDEVVEAARAPLVPGYHRARRYALEAGALGFALSGAGPSVIALVLDRDADAVKSAVARAYAEEGLRAEVKVAAVAEGALSQT; from the coding sequence ATGAGGGCTCCGTCTACTAGCGCTAATCTCGGGGCTGGTTTCGACGTGGTTGCGGTGGCGCACGACGCCTACGTGGCTGAGGCGTATGTCAAGGTGGGGTCTGGTTGCGGCGTGGAGGTGAGGTTTAGGGGTTTTGACCCCGGCGGTGATAACACCGTGGTACGGGCTTTTCGGCGGTTTTTCGAGCTTACCGGGGTGTGCCGGGGGGTGGAGGTGGAGGTGGTTAACCACATCCCCGTCGCCAGGGGGCTTGGGAGTAGCGGCGCCTCGGCGGTGGCGGCCCTGGCGGGTTTTATAAGAGAGGCTGGGGTTAGGGTTGACCCGCGGCTGGTGGTGGAGGCGGCGGGCTTCGGCGAGGCGGCGGCGGCGGGGAGTCCGCATTTTGACAACGTGGCGGGGGCGGCACTCGGGGGGGCCGTTGTGCTAACCTCGCTGTCTCCCGTGGATTTTGTCAAGTTTACGCCTAGGCTCACCTTCGTGGTGGGGGTGCCGGACGTCCCGCCTATGCCGAACAAGACTAAGATGATGCGGGAGGTCCTTCCGCGGGAGGTGGAGTTCCGCACCTATGTGAGGCAGATTTCGAGAGTGGCGTCGCTGGTGGCCGGCTTCGCCTTGTCCGACCCCAGGCTGGTGGCGAGGGGAATGGAGGACGAGGTGGTGGAGGCGGCCAGGGCGCCTCTGGTGCCGGGGTACCACAGGGCGAGGAGATACGCCTTGGAGGCGGGGGCCCTGGGCTTCGCCCTCTCTGGCGCGGGGCCCTCCGTCATCGCCCTCGTGCTGGACAGAGACGCCGACGCCGTGAAAAGCGCCGTGGCGAGGGCGTACGCAGAGGAGGGGCTGAGGGCCGAGGTAAAGGTGGCGGCCGTGGCCGAAGGCGCCCTGTCCCAGACCTAG
- a CDS encoding ABC transporter substrate-binding protein, producing the protein MTRHPTDILDAARTLFLKSDVAKKYGIKDVVFRPIAAAQWRPLIEQGQADVAWGGGPTLFDSLYKDGLLLPLEGDEVKAALAQIPKTIAGMPMMRTGADGKVYWVAWAVSSFGITINTKVLKAAGVPEPKTWSDLASFDYGRAVLRGMPVTGLSRLTQSTSNTRIAEIVLQAYGWDEGWRVITLTAANGKIFGGSEAVRDAVIAGDIGAGWTIDFYGYTAQLQNPDTRYVIPPDTSVNGDPIAVVKNTRCRAAAEAFVAWVITDGQAIVFDPRINRMPVNPNAFNTPEGQKRPDLKSIYDYMLNLKTIAFNDTLALAVENVVMYYFDAAITDNADILQQTWAKLVKAYSEGKIDKAKAEELAKKLAQPVTFTDPETGKPTKLTLEYAMKINDKLTDPTYRDKIYAAWREAARRQYQEVATQIP; encoded by the coding sequence GTGACTAGGCACCCCACCGACATCCTCGACGCGGCGAGGACGCTGTTTCTCAAAAGCGACGTGGCGAAGAAGTACGGAATCAAGGACGTGGTTTTTAGGCCCATAGCCGCGGCGCAGTGGAGGCCCCTCATAGAGCAGGGGCAGGCCGACGTGGCGTGGGGCGGAGGCCCCACCCTCTTCGACTCGCTCTATAAAGACGGGCTTCTGCTCCCCCTGGAGGGCGACGAAGTTAAGGCCGCGCTGGCCCAGATACCCAAGACCATCGCGGGTATGCCCATGATGCGGACGGGAGCAGACGGGAAGGTGTACTGGGTGGCCTGGGCCGTCTCCAGCTTCGGCATCACAATAAACACAAAGGTCCTCAAGGCCGCCGGGGTGCCCGAGCCCAAGACGTGGTCGGACCTCGCCTCCTTCGACTACGGCAGGGCCGTGCTGAGGGGGATGCCGGTGACGGGGCTCTCCCGGCTCACCCAGTCCACCAGCAACACGAGGATTGCCGAAATTGTACTACAGGCCTACGGCTGGGACGAGGGGTGGAGGGTGATAACCCTTACGGCGGCTAACGGGAAGATCTTCGGCGGGAGCGAGGCGGTTAGAGACGCCGTAATTGCGGGAGACATAGGGGCGGGCTGGACGATTGACTTCTACGGCTACACTGCCCAGCTTCAGAACCCAGACACGAGGTACGTCATCCCGCCGGACACCTCTGTCAACGGCGACCCGATAGCGGTGGTTAAAAACACCAGGTGCAGAGCCGCCGCCGAGGCCTTCGTGGCGTGGGTGATTACAGACGGCCAGGCCATAGTGTTCGACCCCAGGATTAACAGGATGCCCGTCAACCCCAACGCCTTCAACACGCCGGAGGGCCAGAAGAGGCCCGACCTCAAGTCGATATACGACTACATGCTAAACCTCAAGACGATAGCCTTCAACGACACCCTCGCCCTAGCCGTTGAGAACGTAGTCATGTACTACTTCGACGCCGCCATCACGGACAACGCCGACATCCTCCAGCAGACCTGGGCCAAGCTTGTCAAGGCCTACAGCGAAGGCAAGATAGACAAGGCTAAGGCGGAGGAGCTCGCCAAGAAGCTGGCCCAGCCCGTGACGTTCACAGACCCCGAAACGGGGAAGCCCACCAAGCTGACGCTGGAATACGCCATGAAGATAAACGACAAGTTGACAGACCCCACCTACAGAGACAAGATATACGCCGCGTGGAGAGAAGCCGCCCGCAGACAGTACCAAGAAGTTGCAACCCAAATCCCCTAA
- a CDS encoding metallophosphoesterase family protein: protein MRLLFFLLAASLALAATIVDPRWAVPAYVTPGGTFNITLDAPVAVNSVALAAPGLDKPIALTFKTSGNVITAAVPADTPLGLYDVVINGGELYEPKAVWVGNVTGPLRILQITDEHMGVELDMASVYRLIHAMVVANGGPFDVVFATGDQADVGGQPWHHMLFARYASTATKPIFAIPGNHDHAGDDPLVNYRKFQGPPVWYRVVGPYLIIGLDSGLEGYLTDSVVKFYEDVLKRYPDKVKIVLVHHPPFYKADSYIVETYRGPQDVDRLNRDPTGRSQYYIVYTSYLQNRPAYEKFLELTIKYRVALVMSGHVHSGNSTIVINGTYFVTTRTLGGSIDTSHGYRSYVVYPDGRVEIGREVWTYKNFAVLTWGSKAAQLYIDSDLAPGEITIDLPSDYSGLKVLNGSAQLVKVQRHPLGKYSRYTIRISGRPVWIAIGDYAPAPAVKVEKVLPRSPTPGDLVTVTISADDPNVGVPFLLVNGQRVLGSYFEEKPVYIYKFTYQKPTALQILAPGGQPTTIQIGQATPPATTTPTATPTQTPTATTAPATQTATTTQPAPATTTTPIATPQPTAAPPPSAASPTVTAPPATPAPAAPPAPQPGFPIEVAALVIIAAVGAAVLAVLARRPKQGETRVRS from the coding sequence ATGAGACTCCTCTTTTTCCTCCTCGCCGCCTCCCTGGCCCTGGCGGCCACCATCGTCGATCCCAGGTGGGCCGTACCCGCGTACGTCACGCCGGGGGGCACGTTCAACATCACCCTCGACGCGCCGGTCGCAGTGAACAGCGTGGCGCTGGCGGCGCCTGGGCTAGACAAGCCCATAGCCCTCACATTCAAGACCTCCGGCAACGTAATCACGGCGGCGGTGCCTGCTGACACGCCGCTCGGGCTGTACGACGTGGTGATAAACGGCGGGGAGCTCTACGAGCCGAAGGCTGTCTGGGTGGGCAACGTCACGGGGCCGCTTAGGATTCTCCAAATCACCGACGAGCACATGGGAGTGGAGCTGGACATGGCCTCGGTTTACCGCCTCATACACGCCATGGTAGTGGCCAACGGCGGTCCCTTCGACGTGGTCTTCGCCACTGGCGACCAGGCGGACGTGGGGGGCCAGCCGTGGCACCACATGCTCTTCGCTAGGTACGCCTCCACCGCAACCAAGCCCATATTCGCCATTCCCGGCAACCACGACCACGCAGGCGACGACCCCCTGGTAAACTACAGGAAGTTCCAAGGCCCGCCGGTGTGGTACAGAGTCGTCGGGCCCTACCTAATAATCGGCCTCGACAGCGGCTTAGAGGGCTACCTCACCGACTCCGTCGTCAAGTTTTACGAAGACGTGTTGAAGAGGTACCCAGACAAGGTGAAGATAGTCCTCGTGCACCACCCGCCGTTTTACAAAGCCGACTCCTACATAGTGGAGACATACAGAGGGCCGCAGGACGTCGACCGCCTAAACAGAGACCCCACCGGCAGAAGCCAGTACTACATCGTCTACACCAGCTACCTCCAGAACAGACCCGCCTACGAGAAGTTCCTAGAGCTGACCATCAAGTACAGAGTGGCGCTGGTGATGTCCGGCCACGTCCACAGCGGCAACTCCACCATTGTGATAAACGGCACGTACTTCGTCACCACGAGGACCCTCGGCGGCTCCATAGACACCTCCCACGGCTACAGATCCTACGTCGTCTACCCCGACGGCCGCGTGGAAATCGGCAGAGAGGTGTGGACCTACAAGAACTTCGCCGTCTTGACCTGGGGCTCCAAGGCGGCTCAGCTCTACATAGACAGCGACCTGGCGCCGGGCGAGATCACCATCGACCTCCCGAGCGACTACTCGGGGCTGAAGGTGCTCAACGGCTCCGCCCAGCTGGTGAAGGTGCAGAGACACCCCCTGGGCAAGTACAGCAGATACACCATTAGGATCTCCGGCAGGCCGGTGTGGATCGCCATAGGCGACTACGCCCCGGCGCCCGCAGTCAAGGTTGAGAAGGTGCTCCCCAGGAGCCCAACCCCCGGCGACCTGGTGACCGTCACAATCTCAGCAGACGATCCCAACGTCGGCGTGCCCTTCCTACTGGTCAACGGCCAGAGAGTCCTCGGCTCCTACTTCGAGGAGAAGCCAGTCTACATCTACAAATTCACCTACCAGAAGCCCACGGCCCTCCAGATCCTAGCCCCCGGCGGCCAGCCCACCACCATACAGATAGGCCAAGCCACCCCGCCAGCCACAACCACCCCCACCGCCACACCGACCCAGACCCCCACGGCCACCACCGCCCCAGCAACGCAGACAGCCACAACAACCCAGCCCGCCCCCGCCACCACCACCACGCCGATCGCCACGCCGCAACCAACCGCCGCGCCTCCGCCGTCCGCGGCGTCCCCGACTGTAACCGCGCCGCCAGCCACACCTGCGCCCGCCGCGCCGCCGGCGCCTCAGCCCGGCTTCCCCATTGAGGTAGCCGCGCTGGTAATAATCGCGGCGGTTGGGGCGGCGGTGCTTGCTGTGCTTGCTAGGAGGCCCAAGCAGGGCGAGACTCGGGTAAGGTCCTAG
- a CDS encoding UPF0175 family protein, producing the protein MARGAEGSLEEANLNYIVALLYLAGGCLSRLKIQKGLFIASTVVPYLSNVLVFREGGLGPWSPQVAAVLSRLRALGLVQLGRRSVCLRDASSAEVALGKLPVSDREGIGDVAELLSVASDDEVLLYVYVLHGGDRWPGMERRVSTRRTELAISLLAKGAVSLSLAARLAGMSLDDFVKELRRRGVKPFRAHPEDIEFAKKL; encoded by the coding sequence ATGGCCAGAGGTGCTGAGGGATCTCTGGAAGAGGCGAACCTTAATTACATAGTGGCTCTGTTGTACCTGGCGGGGGGTTGCCTTTCTAGGCTTAAGATACAGAAGGGGCTCTTCATCGCGTCGACGGTGGTGCCTTATCTTTCCAACGTGCTTGTGTTTAGGGAGGGTGGACTAGGGCCGTGGAGCCCCCAGGTAGCGGCCGTACTGAGCAGGCTACGAGCGCTTGGGCTGGTGCAACTGGGCAGAAGATCAGTGTGCCTAAGAGACGCATCTTCGGCAGAGGTTGCCCTTGGAAAGCTACCCGTGTCAGATCGGGAGGGGATAGGCGATGTAGCCGAGCTACTGAGCGTGGCGTCTGACGACGAGGTTTTGCTATATGTCTATGTCCTCCACGGAGGGGACAGATGGCCGGGTATGGAGAGGCGTGTCTCCACACGGCGCACGGAATTGGCGATTTCGTTACTGGCAAAGGGCGCAGTGTCGCTGAGCCTAGCCGCCCGCCTCGCTGGCATGTCTCTCGACGATTTCGTCAAGGAGTTGAGGCGTAGGGGGGTGAAGCCCTTTAGAGCCCACCCCGAGGATATCGAATTTGCCAAAAAGCTGTAA
- a CDS encoding nucleotidyltransferase domain-containing protein, producing MSKGLLEAARRNRSLTAEELAQALEQDLRGVEAAAAYLLGSAARGRFVRGLSDIDILVVTRGPPSWRGRTAHVEAGDVNAVYMSLEEACAAYRRGNNLVREALDEGILLAGDQSTVDESRRVAQTT from the coding sequence ATGTCAAAAGGGCTGTTGGAGGCGGCTAGGCGGAACAGGTCCCTCACAGCCGAGGAGCTGGCCCAGGCGTTGGAGCAGGACCTGAGGGGCGTGGAGGCGGCCGCGGCGTATCTACTCGGCTCCGCCGCCCGGGGGAGGTTCGTCCGGGGCCTAAGCGACATAGACATCTTGGTGGTGACGAGGGGCCCGCCTTCCTGGAGGGGGAGGACCGCCCATGTGGAGGCCGGCGACGTAAACGCGGTCTACATGTCGCTTGAAGAGGCCTGCGCCGCCTACAGAAGAGGCAACAACTTGGTGAGGGAGGCCCTTGACGAGGGGATACTCCTCGCCGGGGACCAGTCAACTGTAGATGAGAGCCGCCGCGTTGCGCAGACTACATAG
- a CDS encoding PaREP1 family protein yields MDVEVLERPLPKPTAEDYVSARLLEALVEAGLALEYLRRGLVRNAAGKAFQAWKAFIAALLRLELDKLKTLARGDEERRWLETTGVSRVPTSRLMALSKMLSDVGYSGIYFVANTALNLHEYQYHGPDPDMAWSKYRTREEAAVAVVELLREVTDKAEVLRARVRWGDELENALKSLKEALASYTKRSVQR; encoded by the coding sequence GTGGATGTGGAGGTTTTGGAGAGGCCCCTCCCGAAGCCCACAGCCGAGGACTACGTCTCGGCGCGTCTGCTTGAGGCGCTTGTGGAGGCTGGGCTGGCTCTTGAATACCTACGCCGCGGCCTGGTGAGAAACGCCGCGGGGAAGGCCTTCCAGGCGTGGAAGGCGTTTATCGCCGCCTTATTGAGGCTGGAGCTGGATAAGCTGAAGACTCTGGCCAGAGGCGACGAGGAGAGGCGGTGGCTAGAGACGACGGGTGTTTCCCGGGTGCCGACTTCTAGGTTGATGGCTTTGTCTAAAATGCTGAGTGATGTGGGGTATAGTGGGATTTACTTTGTCGCCAATACCGCTCTTAATCTCCACGAGTATCAGTACCACGGCCCCGATCCCGACATGGCGTGGTCCAAGTACCGCACACGGGAGGAAGCCGCAGTGGCTGTAGTGGAGCTGTTGAGGGAAGTTACAGACAAGGCCGAGGTTTTGAGGGCCAGAGTGAGGTGGGGCGACGAGCTGGAGAACGCGCTTAAAAGTCTTAAAGAGGCCTTGGCGAGTTATACCAAGAGGTCTGTCCAGCGGTGA
- the trm10 gene encoding tRNA (adenine(9)-N1)-methyltransferase Trm10: MYPLWIDFFKVLRESGVESLCLPRHFKCWGDLPQCVAVWVLVGRYAVCRGTSAGRRLGEWGGVALLGGRGGEPCSHVLARGCGDVVEVPYAPPDRPRVVVDLSLWAEHTEGEKNELVEQILATLKAVRAVLWDGNLWLTNTPGEFLQLLSRHAPGLVHKMRIFPDTPHFENPVVLDPEGGCLFTEEVARSHVEFIIGGIVDKERSAKGATARLAGRIGVEKRCRIELRGSRVGVPDRINKIAEIVLRTLSGSPLEAAVLAAQAKRDRVYRLMWELQRRIIKTPDGGLAVTRQALEEANWLGAPWEEVELAVKKLKLRIL, translated from the coding sequence GTGTATCCCCTGTGGATTGATTTTTTCAAGGTGTTGAGGGAGTCCGGCGTGGAGTCGCTGTGCTTGCCTAGGCATTTCAAGTGCTGGGGGGATCTGCCTCAGTGCGTGGCTGTGTGGGTGCTGGTTGGGCGCTACGCTGTGTGCAGGGGAACCTCGGCGGGGAGGCGGCTGGGGGAGTGGGGCGGAGTGGCTCTCCTGGGGGGTCGGGGCGGGGAGCCGTGTAGCCACGTGCTGGCTAGGGGGTGCGGCGACGTGGTGGAGGTGCCCTACGCCCCGCCGGACAGGCCGAGGGTGGTGGTGGATCTGTCTCTGTGGGCTGAGCACACGGAGGGGGAGAAAAACGAGCTGGTGGAGCAGATCCTAGCCACGCTCAAGGCGGTGAGGGCCGTGCTGTGGGACGGCAATCTGTGGCTCACCAACACGCCGGGTGAGTTCCTCCAGTTGCTGAGCCGTCACGCCCCCGGCTTGGTACACAAGATGAGGATCTTCCCAGACACGCCTCATTTCGAAAACCCGGTTGTCCTAGATCCGGAGGGCGGCTGCCTATTTACCGAAGAGGTGGCGAGGTCCCACGTGGAGTTTATCATCGGGGGTATAGTGGACAAGGAGAGGTCGGCTAAGGGGGCCACTGCCCGCCTCGCCGGGAGGATCGGCGTTGAGAAGAGGTGCAGAATTGAGCTGAGGGGCTCGAGGGTGGGGGTCCCCGACAGGATAAACAAAATCGCGGAGATCGTGCTCCGCACCCTATCTGGCTCGCCGCTGGAGGCGGCGGTGCTGGCAGCCCAGGCAAAGCGGGACCGGGTGTACAGACTCATGTGGGAGCTACAGAGGCGCATAATCAAGACGCCCGACGGCGGTTTGGCGGTTACCCGTCAAGCCCTAGAGGAGGCCAACTGGCTGGGGGCACCCTGGGAAGAGGTGGAGCTTGCTGTGAAAAAACTCAAGCTGAGGATACTCTAG